Proteins from a single region of Rana temporaria chromosome 5, aRanTem1.1, whole genome shotgun sequence:
- the LOC120939672 gene encoding NADH dehydrogenase [ubiquinone] 1 alpha subcomplex subunit 9, mitochondrial-like: MELSEHLLRLPEDPMFRTNCCTFLLNLDASTEHREVKQAEQMTMLDGRRQTRSEPEEDVNDFLMFKKKYIEDVFVTIRKNIVLLAKEAGVEKFIHVSHLNADIKSPSRYLRNKAIGEEAVREVLPEAIIVKPSEIYGREDKFLNYYANLRWFGGVPLMAYGKKTVKQPVYVADIARAIVNIAKDPDSMGKTYALAGPNRYLLHDMVRYIYSVTHRPLFLYPLPRPIYHSLARFFELNPFDQWTSRDKVDRFHTTDKKFPDLPGLEDLDITPTSLEQKAIEVLRRHRKYRWLDADLDVTKPATPVNY; this comes from the exons GTACTGAGCATCGAGAGGTGAAGCAGGCAGAGCAGATGACCATGCTAGATGGGAGGAGGCAGACCAGAAGCGAGCCTGAGGAAGATGTGAATGATTTCCTGATG ttcaaaaaaaaatatattgaagatGTGTTTGTGACTATCCGTAAAAACATTGTTCTGTTGGCTAAGGAGGCCGGAGTGGAAAAATTCATCCATGTGTCCCATCTGAACGCTGACATCAAGAGTCCCTCCAGATACCTGAGGAACAAGGCAATTGGAGAAGAGGCAGTGCGGGAGGTCCTCCCGGAAGCAATTATCGTTAAACCCTCAGAAATATACGGTCGGGAGGACAAGTTCCTGAACTATTATGCAAACTTGCGCTGGTTTGGTGGAGTGCCGTTAATGGCTTATGGCAAGAAGACGGTAAAACAACCTGTTTATGTAGCAGATATTGCCCGAGCTATAGTAAACATTGCCAAAGATCCTGACTCAATGGGAAAGACCTATGCTTTAGCTGGACCTAACCGATATCTCCTCCACGACATGGTGCGCTATATCTACTCTGTCACTCACAGACCTTTGTTCCTGTATCCATTACCTCGCCCTATCTACCACTCGTTGGCAAGGTTTTTTGAACTGAATCCATTTGACCAATGGACATCAAGGGACAAAGTGGATCGATTCCACACTACAGACAAGAAATTCCCTGATCTACCAGGCCTAGAAGACCTTGATATCACTCCCACTTCACTTGAGCAGAAAGCCATTGAGGTCCTGCGCCGTCACCGTAAATACCGCTGGTTGGATGCTGATTTGGATGTGACAAAGCCGGCCACACCTGTGAACTATTAA